TTCAAGGTGTTTATCACAGTGCTGCAGTTCTCAGGAATTCTCCAAGGGCTTTCGAAGCCTTCTCGAGTTCTTCAGCTCTGAAAATTATAGGTCTTTTGCCCCTTCTCCAAGCGTAGAGCGAAAGCCTTCCAGGAGCAGTGAGATAGAATCTGTGTACAACATCTGATAGAGAGACGTTCAATTTGTAGTACTCCTCCGATATATATGGCATCCACCTCACTACTGTTACACCAATCCTTCTGAAGTACTGAAGCTGGTTATATAGATGGCTATAGTACTCATCTATGTCAGCCCTAAATAGATACCAGAAGACATCTACACCATGGAATACCGCTATATCGGGTTTCAACTCCTCCACTAGGAGTTGTTCCCATGTGAAGACCTCGGGGATGCTGTGTGAAGTTGGATTGATTGAGCGGAACACTAGATACTTATCAACAATCTCTTCGGCACGACTCCTCTCTATACCTACATCCACAGCAATATCTATGAAGAGCTTGCGGAGATCTTCAGATGAATACCTGTAGCTAATTACAAGAGCTCTAGCCTTATTGGCGATGACAATGGCTAGAAGCATTAGATGGAGCTCTGGTGGACGAGCATCGAGTGGATAGACAATTAAGTAGACCTCACCCCTAAAAATACTCAGAGTTTCCTTGGCCAAGGGGTGCATTATTTCAAATTTACGTTCCTCTAATCTAGTTGCCGGTACTTCCTCGAGTATTTCAGGAGCTAGGAATCTAATTCCCCCACTCTCGCTAATCGTGAATGGGATTTTGGCTATTTTTAGAGGTGATCCACGTGACTTCTTAACCTCTGCAAATCTCTCTATAAGTCCTCTGACGATTCTATACTTCATGGTTATGATTGTATCGACTACAAACTCTATGTCCTCCAACCCAATGCCTCTTCCAGTTGGTGGAAGTTCATAGACTAGGACTAGAAGTCCATTCAGCACCTCTGGAAGTGATGCAAAGAAGTTCTGGAGATAGCCCCGTCTAGCAATACTAGTCTCAGTAGCCATGAGCAAAGGGTTTACAGAGTCTACAACTACAACCCTAGGT
Above is a genomic segment from Ignisphaera aggregans DSM 17230 containing:
- a CDS encoding putative RecA ATPase (COGs: COG0467 RecA-superfamily ATPase implicated in signal transduction~InterPro IPR004504:IPR010624~KEGG: hbu:Hbut_0633 putative RecA ATPase~SPTR: A2BKH9 Putative RecA ATPase~PFAM: KaiC), which codes for MLLNVDEFLKRFASGVLRYRGSLLIEGYPGAGKTTLAASICYSYTARNERCLYTTFHEDKEKVFGILSALGIDLASAEKRGFLRYIRFPVSSDVEMIVDELNKHIAEFRPRVVVVDSVNPLLMATETSIARRGYLQNFFASLPEVLNGLLVLVYELPPTGRGIGLEDIEFVVDTIITMKYRIVRGLIERFAEVKKSRGSPLKIAKIPFTISESGGIRFLAPEILEEVPATRLEERKFEIMHPLAKETLSIFRGEVYLIVYPLDARPPELHLMLLAIVIANKARALVISYRYSSEDLRKLFIDIAVDVGIERSRAEEIVDKYLVFRSINPTSHSIPEVFTWEQLLVEELKPDIAVFHGVDVFWYLFRADIDEYYSHLYNQLQYFRRIGVTVVRWMPYISEEYYKLNVSLSDVVHRFYLTAPGRLSLYAWRRGKRPIIFRAEELEKASKALGEFLRTAAL